The Larimichthys crocea isolate SSNF chromosome I, L_crocea_2.0, whole genome shotgun sequence genomic interval TGGAAGCTTCGTTGAAGTGCTGTTCAGATCATTTTCGGGTTGCCTCTCCGTCGGGGAGCTGGCAGCGGCTCCCTGTGAGGGGTGTCTCGGGGCAGCAGCGTAGCTCACCCCGCTGCTAATCGTCTCTGTGGCCTTCCGAGCCAGAGACAAGAGGGGAGCCGACCAGCTGTTCTCCGCCGCCGCCGGAGCGGACTTCTCTGTCGGGTCGGGCCAGTCGCTGTCACCGGACTCACCGTCGGCCGCAGCGTCCGGAACCTCGGCGCCGTTAAGCGGCTCCTGTGCGTCGCCATCCTCAACAGCTGTGTTTACTTCCCCTGCCTCGTCGGCCATGTTTGTCCCCCCGCCCCTCCCCACGCTCCGGGTATTCACGTGACCTGACTGAAGCAATCGCGCGCGCTGTGATAACTTTATTCTacttctttgatttttttatttttttatttatttttattcatctcaCAGGAGAGTTACCGCCACCTGCTGGACCGGAGCACACATCAAAACATATCTGCTACACGTGTTTCTATTAAACAGTTCATTAAATGATTATGTATTTTCCCCTGATAGCTCCCAGTGAAGATTTTCTTATGTTTTACTTTCCAATAAGCtgcttattttattattattagtggcACTTTTCCACAGAACACACTTTGACCCAGTCCCAGTAGTCAGGGGCGTCGTGTagggggggaaaagttaggacaatttcaagggcccacgactgacaggggccccaaaaaataggtaaacaccaatataaaatgattaaaccatcatcattgagtatatatatttcagatatgaattatctctttgtttttacgtgttttgggcagtaaaagttcaataataaaaatggcctttagcacatttttatggtggcttttaatctcgcatcaaacagtgaactgcactgcatactgtatgcagacttgcatgcatgtacaaatcaccagcagtaaatattgtgctagtactagtattgaactgcaagatgcaaaacagttgcaagcctttaaattagagttatgtaaagcttttgatgggatagttaggtcctagagatgtggtgacaacagctgcacagaggggggcccaatttgattttttttgtcatggggcccaaaattcctggtggCGCCCCTGCCAGTAGTCAAAGCAgtgtgttaataataaaaaatttaaaaaaatagctGAGTGACTTTTAGCTGCTTCAGCTTCAGGACTCTGGCGTTGTCACACTGTCCAGGCTTATACTGGGAGCCTAGTATAGAGCACATCCATTAATttcagaatctgaatcagaaatactttaataatccccgcagagaaattgtgtttgttacagcagctcccaaactgtaagtgagatagtaagtgatagcaagaaaaaacaagaacattccATAACAAAACTTTACCACTATTTACctaaaatatatacaatttaacactatatatacacatgtataaataacagttaaatcaaaccaaaaacagtaagataaaagccaagtaacagtaaactatatgatatataaatctaaaaccttataaaagaatttagtgtttgaaagactgtacagagagaatagacactgattgtttaaagtgcagtatgcatgcatgagaaaattGCACTTATGTATTGTACAAGCAATTACGATAGCTACTGGtcttgacttggagtgtctgatattttgatttaatttaatttaatttaatttatcaaCTATGATAAGCCAAACATTTATGCTGTGAAAAGACCACTTCACAAATACTGTGGtcgtatatatttttttgtttgtagttttactATATTcctatattttgtatttaaccGACAAATACTGtactcttaatgctgagctgtcCGGTTCttcttgtccaacacatttcattgtgtcGTTGAtcctgtgttaacctgcatatgACAAATCCTGACACTTGTACTTGTTGCATCAAGGGATGCAAGAGGAACGGATGCTTTGAAGCATTTctgaatatgaatattcattatataCTGAATTgaatagacatgcaaatgtggagagctGTTGGAGTGATGGCTGGTGTTTGGTACCTTGGCAATGACCAGGAGttgaactggcacctctccagcttccagtccaccctccataaTTTGGCCACCCTTCACTTCCCAAGCCAAATTCCTatagactgagctactgctgcccccaATGTCAGTAATGCTTCATATTAGTCTGATATGAAATGTGAATAACATGCTCACggtttgattttctttgactGCCGTGTGTGAGGAGTGTAATCTACCATGAGCATGTTACAATGCCAAGTTTAGCTGTAGTCCTCTACTCAGAGCAGGTATGATGTAGCTCCTACTCTCACCACGTGGTGGCGCAGACAAGCTGTACATTACTCGACTTTGGACCCCTGTTCAAggtgtttttcatatttatcaGCCTGGAGACATGTGGTCAGGTCAGGCTTCCAACTTTACATCTGGCCAGAGACTACAGATGAAAACTAGCCTCTTGGCTTATTCTGgatatttaaattcatgtttattacCATACAAAGACCCtgagaaatcaataaaaaataaaaacattttcaaactctCTCTAATGAACATGTACATTAGATTTATTTGAggttctatctatctataccaACCATGATATACAACCTGAAATGAATACAACTATAGTTTTTTATATTAGACAAAAGCTCTTTAGGTCGATGAGAAGATGGGATATAGACAATTACTCACACAGGATGCATCACAGTGCATTTATAAGTAGGCAACACACCTATTACATCTGCTACAATATTAATATCTTAGGAAAGACTGGCACTAACTTTCTGACCATTCAAAGTAGTTCAAGTGATTCATAATCCATTCATTAATGGATGTAATATACTAATACTTTTTACAACACGAGTGCAGACtatgtacagtgtgtttcttgttacacacacacacacacacacacgcacacacacacacacacacacacacacacacacacacagtgcagagtgTGTAGGCGTGGTGAAGCGCACAGTATAAATACCGCGGTGCCTCTGTCGGGACGCTCTCTCACTCCGCTCCTCTcacactgaagcacacacaaGGCACAAGAAGGCACAAGAAGAGGTTATAAACAAGCGGAATTAATTCTCACCAAACACatcgagagaaaaaaaaaagaaaagaaagaaagaaaagaaaagaaaagggataTTTAGATCCGGACAAGTGGAAGGAATATAACTTGTTCATCAtcatagttttctttttctaaaaaatCCCTGGAAGTTTTGACATCATGAGGATTTTCAGCGTTGTGCTCCTGCTGGTTCACGCCTTGGGTGAGTATTCATGTCTATGATAAcaagtgtgtttctgtctctgatgAGCTACACTGTCATGTTTGACACctctctgtctacctgtctctTCTTCTATTAGTGTAAAACCTCTCAAGCATGCCCCACCGGCTAATAACATGTCTTGTAAACTTCATAACCTTTAAGGCAGCGGTTTTCATGATGCCAGGCTATTCAGGAGCTAATGGGGTCATCTCTCTATTTTAGAGCATGCTTTATGTAACtggatacatttatttttaactcataTTCTTGCCTGACATTAGCTAACTGTCTGTCcatgcattttgtgtgtgtgtatgagacaCAGAGAGTATATGCCAACTTCTATTTGCCCTCCCACTCCCACTATATTTCCCTTTCAAAGCCCACAAATCTAAACTGTCCTTCTGAAGGGAGGCTTTCTAGTCCAAGCCCCACTTTTGGCTCAGTTTCCACTCTGCCGAAGTGCTCCCGAGCAAGGCAGTGAATACCTACCAACCCCTAAGGACCATGCTCTGTATCTGAGCTTGTGCATTTCCTAACAGGGATCAGTATGATTGCACTGAAAGCCAAAAATCCATCCCAGATCCTCCTTGTGCACAACATGTTTCAACTTGCCCTTGTAGGTCCTGCCCACCTTGGCACACTAACCTGTGCGCACTGATTGTCCCCTAGAGGAAGACTTTCTAGCTCTAATTTGTCAAAGACTGTTTCAAACCAAACTCGTGTGTAATTCTAACATTATGAAcacttatttttctctcttccagtGGTGTCCAGAATGGCCTGTGGTGCTGCGGTAGACAGGCATGAAAGCGACAGGCAGCGGCACAGAGCTGTTTTCAAGTTTTTGGACACAACCAAAGACaggagggcagaggaggagagcagaagCATCAGTGCGACAACAGCGGAGTACGGCCACACTGGCGAGGCGGAAGACTACGATGATGAGTATTATGATGACGAGTATGAAGATGGCATGTCTGGAGACTACGAAATTGAAGTGCCGCAAGGTAAGGCAGTCAAGTTTATAATTTTTCTCAGACTTCTCCCCCTTCCTAAAGAAAGACAATTAAATGTAATcgttctgctctgttttttggtTTAGTTGCCATGTCAAGCAAACCCAAAGATCCATCTGCCATCCTGGATGCTGAAAGCACTGacggacagagaaagagaggaaaggggaaaaaGAAGGGGAAAGGCAAGGGGAAGAAGAGGAATCCTTGCCTGAGGAAGTATAAGGATTTCTGCATTCACGGCACCTGCCAGTACCTGAAGGACATCCGTGCTCCTTCTTGTGTGTAAGTATGAGCTCAGCATCTATCCGCCACACTATCTTCCACCAAACCGGACCCACTGAATTATTAACCTCTTATTAACAACCCCATCTTTCTTCTGTCTACAGGTGTCACCCGAGTTACTCTGGGGACAGGTGTCAGTTTTTCACGTTGCCTGTGGAGAAGCCCCAGGAGGGCTACAACCGGACCACAGCTCTAGCCGTGGTGGCAGTGGTGCTGTCATCCGTGTGCCTCGTCATCATCGGCCTTTTGTTATTGCTCAGGTAAGAAAAAGACTCAAAGAatcaagcacagacacacaataacaaccatacacacagagataaagagaTTTTCCAGAGGCTTAGCTGATATCCATCATAGATAAGACACCAAAAATAGTCTGAACGagctccttttgttttgtttatcacAGGTTTCACAAGCGGGGAGCGTATGATGTAGAGAATGAAGAGAAGGTCAAACTAGGGTTAGCGTCCAAccactgaagagacaaaaaagaggTGAGTAATTAGGAGCAGGGCTATGAACACAtacactgacaaacattttaatgtttcgTCTTTGTTGCCCGAGCAAAAGAATGTTTTACTCATtgcctctgtttttctttcttcacgtTAGGCAAAGATGCAGAAATTCTACctcaaaatagaaaaagagaagtgaacAGCGATAGGAGGTCCCGGAGGAAGACGGATCGTAAATGAAGAAGGGAACAGAGGTCGTCTGCCTGACTCTCTGCTAGACGTTCAGATGATAAATGAATGGGCAGCTGAACATATTCCTGAAGGCCTCAGAAGAAGATGGCCCACCTGAAACTGGAATACTAACGGCCCAGAGGATGGACTGGAGATGTGACGAGTAATAGTGCGAAgggacgagaagaagaagaagaagaagaaggaacaTGTCTAGACTCTGTGCTGCTTCTTGACTGTGTGAAAAGAGGTTGATtcagactgaactgaacaaGATAAGATTTTTAACAACAAGAGCTCaacctggattttttttttctctctcaacaGACAGCATTTTGTATTTTCCTGCACAAgtccatctcttttttttctttcttttgtgtacagtaaacggtatatttataattttaatttatttatttaagctaACTGTATTTATAGAGATTTTAACCACCttcaacagtttttaaaataatgatgttacagttgtttttatattcctTATTGGACgatatgatatttatttataaaaataaaaaaaacacagaaaagcaaacAATGCAGAAGCTCCTATGAAACGAGATATGACGCATACAAGATCTGATGTTTGGCTTTCATTTTTGACACTCAGTAGATGATCAATAGCACTGTGATTAATCAATTGATCATTCATAAAGACGTGGTTGCTTTCTAATTCTTCCAGGGAGTGCCATAGAGAGCGATGCCTTTCAGGAACGCCCTGCTCATACTCCCACacttacacacattcacaactGGAGGCTGCCTAGTACAACCAGTTGGGTATGTTAGAAGCTAAGCAGCCCCGCTGTAGAAGTTGAGGGTTCAGggccttgctcaaaggcacatCAGCAGTGGTAATGAGGTCGGGGCAAGCACTACTCTTTGACTTCCCCCGCCTAAATTTATCCTATGGGTTTGGGGGGGACGGGGGTCTTCATTAGGCTTGGTGTTGTGCCTCAATGTTATGATGCCAGATCAATGTCTGTCATTACGATGCATTGCACTGACTATGTATTGATTAAAGGCAACATAAAAAACTGTGCACTCAGCGTCTGTATTGTTGAGAAACTTTTTGAAAAGGGAGTCAAATTTCTAATGCACTGTAGCAAGAATTTGGTATGAATTATATTGTCATGTCACATTGTCTTACCATCGTTATCGGAGAAACTCCCTCAGATCCGTGTTCAGCTGtcaagcaaaaagaaaatgtgaattaaaagtGTTCCACCCTTTCAAATCCTGTCCTGCAGTTTTGAAGTGATTGttatttatgtgattttttttcagagcaaaataaaaataaaacaaaaaaaagatgatccGAATTTTTGACTTCTTCATTACATCcaactgcaaaaataaaaaaagcactgTGTTCTCAGCATTAACAGGAGTCTCAGATGTTGTACAGACAGATTAGTTAAGTAAGGTCAAGTTTATTTTCGCTCTGTTGGTTCACTTCCTGAGTGAGGCCACACATTaatgatatattttaaaactgcCCATCAGGATAATGATAACACCAGTGTGTTCTTTTGGCCCATTCAGGAGCTGTAATTATAGtaaacataatatttttatttcccctGTCTCTGACGTGTGAGTGGCCGCTTTTAACCAAAGCACCTGTATCCTGGCCATTAGTGCTATTATGTTCAGTGCTCAAAAGGCAAATATTTTTAGTCAGTGATGTGCAGATATGGAGTCAGAAAGCCTTCCtagtttattgtgtttaaatcTGGTTCTCTGGGTAGGCTACGCAATGTGGATACCAGTTTAACAAGtgactgtcatttaaaataacatgtttcTCTTTGGAccaaatgcaaaacaaagacGTTATCAGTTTCATGTGTTGACAGCTGCATCATCTCTGATCAATCATAATGAGTGCGGTCAGGATTCTCTTACCGCTATGTGTACGTACTGAGCCACGGGGAACAGATGTGCGGTGTATAGACCGGAGAACACCTGATGTTCACCCACAGCACATCACGCCACAGCACCACACACCATTACTCACACAGCCAACAGATGCCATGTTCAAAGACACACTACCAAGTATAACATCTGAGACCTCAACCAGCCCTGAATTGCCGCTGAGTTCAGAGAGACCACATACAGCAAATACGAGCAGGATGCAACAATGCTGTCATGTATGCCGCACGCAGGTTTAATGGGAGTAAAGAAAGTCAAAAGATCCAGCTGGACTCAAAGGCAAGCTGAGACTCAGCCAAATGTTAGTCACCCCTTGAAGTCACCTCCTACACGGATGTTGTTACaccaacactgtgtgtgtgtgggggggaatATGGTAGAGTAATGCCTTGCCTTGCTGCATCTGTGTGGGTTACACGGGTTAACCGAACCATTACAAGCAAAAATCCACAGCAAAACAtgagtgtttacatgtgtgccATGGGATCATTTTCAACACTGTTTGTGGGTTTGATTCCCATACTTTCTatatatactgaataaacaAGATACTGCTGGACTCACATGTTCACACTGGGGGATGGTAGTTAAAGACAGATGTTCGTGTTCGGCTGAACCATAAGGGTGTGGTACCTGATTCAAGAACTCCTCATACCATTTGTtgagaaactgaaaaacaacagttcAGCATTTGACTAATTGGATTAGATTTTTTCAGGCAATAGCACATATTTGTATCTGCTCAGTTTGCAGTTTTAGTAGATGAACTCATTGCATGGCGGATATGTTGAATAACTGGAAATTCAAAACCATTTATTGGTCAATCAAGGGAGAAATTTGACGCATAGAGGTTTGCAAGTAAAACTACTTATACTTTATTAAAACTCAATTTTAACTTCGCACCCCCTATCTGATGCTGACTCAtctgacatcacttgaggcaatttTGAATCAAATTCTGTGCAGATCCCACTGGATTCACCAAATACTTTGTACAGGAGGTATTTGGTATTTAAGGAGAAAGCGACAATATGCTGACGACTGTTGACTCTCGGTTATAAATATACTAAGCTAATTCTCCATTCTGTATCATTTCGTATGCCCTACGTATGAACGTGTATATGTGTATCTgcaaaagcacacacatgtgtatgtgtgtttgtatgtgtgacagGCGCTGGTCATTTACAGTAGTGGAGCCACCTAATCCCGGCCTCTCAATGTCAAGTAGCAGAGCACACAGAAATAGTGCTGTGCAGTCATGCTCACATAGCTGCTATTCCCGGGGCTGATGGCCACCAAAGAGCCAGAATGCTGAGAGAGAAGGGAGTTCGCTTGTGGACCACAGCCAGGAAATAATGTCCGGTATGGTAGACCATCATCAGGCATCAGTGCTGCACCACTCCTGAATTTTCCTTGTAGGGTCACAGTAACGGCTCCGCAGAATCTCTCTGTCACCTTCTGAGTGTTCTTGAATGTTCCTAGAGAGACTCAAAGAGGACATTTCCACAGCTCAGGATCCATTTCCATTCAGGTTGGCCAAAAATAATTGGAAGTGGCAGAATTCATTGTGTGTAACACTCGTGTGGGAATTGCCCGTGTACTAAGACTGCTATTGTTTTTGATACTTGGCAGCAGTTGTTTACATCAAGGTGTGCGCACCTTAACTTATTCTAGgcgcttttgtcttttttactcacaaaaatgtttctgcatAATTATAAACTGTTgtaatttatttgaataatgttttaaaCGTCAAACTTTTAAGAAACAAAGTAACTTTAAGTAAGTTGGAAGTTGTTTGTCTTATGCTGACGGACATTTTAAAGCCTATAATTCTCAACTCACTTTACTTTTTACAGATCATTGCGG includes:
- the hbegfa gene encoding heparin-binding EGF-like growth factor a isoform X2: MRIFSVVLLLVHALVVSRMACGAAVDRHESDRQRHRAVFKFLDTTKDRRAEEESRSISATTAEYGHTGEAEDYDDEYYDDEYEDGMSGDYEIEVPQVAMSSKPKDPSAILDAESTDGQRKRGKGKKKGKGKGKKRNPCLRKYKDFCIHGTCQYLKDIRAPSCVCHPSYSGDRCQFFTLPVEKPQEGYNRTTALAVVAVVLSSVCLVIIGLLLLLRQRCRNSTSK
- the hbegfa gene encoding heparin-binding EGF-like growth factor a isoform X1 encodes the protein MRIFSVVLLLVHALVVSRMACGAAVDRHESDRQRHRAVFKFLDTTKDRRAEEESRSISATTAEYGHTGEAEDYDDEYYDDEYEDGMSGDYEIEVPQVAMSSKPKDPSAILDAESTDGQRKRGKGKKKGKGKGKKRNPCLRKYKDFCIHGTCQYLKDIRAPSCVCHPSYSGDRCQFFTLPVEKPQEGYNRTTALAVVAVVLSSVCLVIIGLLLLLRFHKRGAYDVENEEKVKLGLASNH